Proteins from a genomic interval of Pseudomonas asplenii:
- a CDS encoding gamma-carboxygeranoyl-CoA hydratase encodes MTDFNTLELHTDPRGFATLWLSREARNNAFNAEMIRELIIALDQVQANPALRFLLLRARGRHFSAGADLAWMQQSAELDYHTNLDDARELAELMYNLARLKLPTLAVVQGAAYGGALGLISCCDMAIGAEDAQFCLSEVRIGLAPAVISPFVVQAIGERATRRYALTAERFSGLRARELGLLAECYPAAELDRQVEAWIDNLMHNSPQAMRVSKDLLREVGSGALTPSLRRYCENAIARIRVSPEGQEGLRAFLQKRPPAWQGGSTNEESNR; translated from the coding sequence ATGACCGACTTCAACACCCTGGAACTGCACACCGATCCCCGCGGTTTCGCCACCCTCTGGCTCAGCCGTGAAGCCAGGAACAACGCGTTCAACGCCGAGATGATCCGCGAACTGATCATCGCCCTGGACCAGGTCCAGGCCAACCCCGCACTGCGTTTCCTGCTGCTGCGTGCCCGTGGCCGGCACTTCAGCGCCGGCGCCGACCTGGCCTGGATGCAGCAATCGGCGGAGCTGGACTACCACACCAACCTCGACGATGCCCGCGAACTCGCCGAGCTGATGTACAACCTGGCCCGGCTGAAACTCCCCACCCTCGCCGTGGTACAAGGCGCGGCCTATGGCGGTGCGCTGGGCCTGATCAGTTGCTGCGACATGGCCATCGGCGCCGAGGATGCCCAGTTCTGCCTGTCGGAAGTGCGCATCGGCCTGGCCCCGGCGGTGATCAGCCCGTTCGTGGTCCAGGCCATCGGCGAGCGCGCGACCCGCCGCTACGCCCTCACCGCCGAGCGCTTCAGCGGCCTGCGTGCCCGTGAACTCGGGCTATTGGCCGAATGCTACCCGGCCGCCGAGCTGGACCGGCAGGTCGAGGCCTGGATCGACAACCTCATGCACAACAGTCCGCAAGCGATGCGGGTGAGCAAGGACCTGCTGCGCGAAGTCGGCAGCGGCGCCCTCACCCCGTCCCTGCGTCGCTACTGCGAAAACGCGATTGCCCGTATCCGGGTCAGCCCCGAAGGCCAGGAAGGCCTGCGCGCCTTCCTGCAAAAACGCCCGCCCGCCTGGCAAGGCGGATCGACTAACGAGGAGTCCAATCGATGA
- a CDS encoding acetyl/propionyl/methylcrotonyl-CoA carboxylase subunit alpha, which translates to MSAPVITSLLVANRGEIACRVMRTAKAMGLTTVAVHSAIDRDARHSREADIRVDLGGSKAADSYLQIDKLIAAAQASGAQAIHPGYGFLSENADFARAVEAAGLVLLGPPASAIDAMGSKSAAKALMETAGVPLVPGYHGAAQDLETFREAATRIGYPVLLKATAGGGGKGMKVVEEPGQLAEALASAQREAQSSFGDSRMLVEKYLLKPRHVEIQVFADRYGNCLYLNERDCSIQRRHQKVVEEAPAPGLSPALRQAMGEAAVRAAQAIGYVGAGTVEFLLDSRGEFFFMEMNTRLQVEHPVTEAITGLDLVAWQIRVASGEPLPISQQDVPLRGHAIEVRLYAEDPGNDFLPATGRLAVYRESAPGPGRRVDSGVAEGDSVSPFYDPMLGKLIAWGETREQARLRLLAMLDEFAVGGLKTNLAFLRRIVGHPAFAAAELDTGFIPRYQEQLLPPAEPLSEAFWQVAAQAWLQSLPETRRQDDPASPWSARTGLRSGLPSETVLHLSCRNEDRAVTLEANAAITWQGEELSIEQQGLRQRHRAIRRDNELYLQWQGELLALSAFDPIAAVDASHGQQGGLTAPMNGSIVRVLVQVGQAVEAGTQLVVLEAMKMEHSIRAPQAGVVKALYCQEGEMVAEGSVLVALE; encoded by the coding sequence ATGAGCGCCCCCGTGATCACTTCCCTGCTGGTCGCCAACCGGGGCGAAATCGCCTGCCGGGTGATGCGTACCGCCAAGGCCATGGGCCTGACCACCGTCGCCGTGCACAGCGCCATCGACCGTGACGCCCGCCACAGCCGCGAGGCCGATATCCGCGTCGACCTGGGCGGCAGCAAGGCCGCCGACAGCTACCTGCAGATCGACAAACTGATCGCCGCCGCCCAGGCCAGCGGCGCCCAGGCGATTCACCCAGGCTACGGCTTCCTCTCGGAAAACGCCGACTTCGCCCGCGCCGTCGAGGCCGCCGGATTGGTCCTGCTCGGCCCGCCCGCCAGCGCCATCGACGCCATGGGCAGCAAGTCCGCCGCCAAGGCGCTGATGGAGACCGCCGGCGTACCGCTGGTGCCCGGCTATCACGGTGCGGCCCAGGACCTGGAAACCTTCCGTGAGGCTGCCACACGTATCGGCTACCCGGTGCTGCTCAAGGCCACCGCCGGCGGTGGCGGCAAGGGCATGAAGGTGGTCGAGGAACCCGGCCAACTGGCCGAAGCCCTGGCCTCGGCGCAACGCGAAGCGCAATCGTCGTTCGGCGACTCGCGGATGCTGGTGGAAAAGTACCTGCTCAAGCCGCGCCATGTGGAAATCCAGGTATTCGCCGACCGCTACGGCAACTGCCTGTACCTCAACGAGCGCGACTGCTCGATCCAGCGCCGCCACCAGAAAGTCGTCGAGGAAGCGCCCGCACCCGGCCTCAGCCCGGCACTGCGCCAGGCCATGGGCGAGGCAGCGGTACGCGCCGCACAGGCCATCGGCTATGTCGGCGCCGGCACCGTGGAATTCCTGCTGGACTCGCGCGGCGAATTCTTCTTCATGGAAATGAACACCCGCCTGCAGGTCGAGCACCCCGTCACCGAAGCCATCACCGGCCTCGACCTGGTCGCCTGGCAGATACGCGTGGCCAGTGGCGAGCCACTGCCGATCAGCCAACAGGACGTGCCGCTGCGGGGGCACGCCATCGAAGTGCGGCTGTATGCCGAAGATCCGGGCAATGATTTCCTCCCGGCAACCGGACGTCTTGCGGTCTACCGCGAATCGGCGCCCGGGCCGGGCCGACGGGTCGACAGTGGTGTGGCCGAAGGTGACAGCGTCTCGCCCTTCTACGACCCGATGCTGGGCAAGCTGATCGCCTGGGGCGAAACCCGTGAACAGGCCCGCCTGCGCCTGCTGGCGATGCTCGACGAATTCGCCGTCGGCGGACTCAAGACCAACCTCGCCTTCCTGCGGCGGATCGTCGGCCATCCGGCTTTTGCTGCGGCAGAACTGGATACCGGTTTCATCCCGCGTTACCAGGAACAACTCCTGCCGCCGGCCGAGCCACTGAGCGAGGCATTCTGGCAAGTGGCCGCCCAGGCGTGGCTACAGAGCCTGCCCGAAACCCGTCGCCAGGACGATCCAGCCTCGCCCTGGTCGGCACGCACCGGTTTGCGCAGTGGCTTACCCAGTGAGACCGTGCTGCACCTGAGCTGTCGCAACGAAGACCGCGCAGTGACGCTGGAAGCGAACGCCGCGATCACGTGGCAGGGTGAAGAGCTGTCCATCGAGCAGCAGGGCTTGCGCCAGCGTCATCGCGCGATCCGCCGGGACAACGAGCTGTACCTGCAGTGGCAGGGCGAACTGCTGGCGCTCAGCGCGTTCGACCCGATTGCCGCAGTCGACGCCAGCCACGGCCAGCAGGGTGGCCTCACGGCACCGATGAACGGCAGCATCGTTCGCGTGCTGGTCCAGGTCGGTCAGGCAGTCGAGGCCGGAACGCAACTGGTGGTACTCGAAGCGATGAAAATGGAACACAGCATCCGCGCGCCTCAAGCTGGCGTGGTCAAGGCGCTGTATTGCCAGGAAGGCGAGATGGTTGCCGAGGGCAGCGTGTTGGTGGCGTTGGAGTAA
- a CDS encoding dermonecrotic toxin domain-containing protein — protein MSTQTAAPATPLRSTRNHRLLLKQLPAWLTQASLARRQAFATRLKQSQTSKRALAHHLEGFQSVEDFAAPLLSRALDQHYGPGLDILRDQLRHVHILAAATLGEPRRENIIVQSLLQAALQNFESSETGHFGFDRGSAILRTSTTALKKPITPANFAALCRQLDLGGQYQQHVERFLLPKERGRSSPRYNIVFEQQARDELALEAEIALLKGHLDTSAYQMLQSLVDSTQVPRWDQQPVKCYTLTLLDFPNVDGGAWGALLKGVLLIEHSLPAANGERPCVAYFAGDPQQAVKRYSSFNALHQDLRERLRDKTYQAFARRYVHLRTQPAFFQALEDRLNPLDPVSGHRKPAPNASLKLEKSPLGDNPFSEFCVLQTVKKLDDARVTAVSTDEEDKKTRAARLHSLLNWTVNLLFLVPGLGEAMLAVAGAQLLVQLYNGIEEWRHDEKMQAVLGFIGVLLNVELLGAGAVLARNVEGASFVEGLKPIKSPHGKPALWKPDLAPYEHPLPDTAQLKRDASGLFHHQDNAYLEFNGRHYRLRPGSSSNRYHLQHPKNPDAYGPLVYHNGKGAWRHEFEQPLQWQQPQLFSRLGPDAASLEPAAAKKIMQLSGIDDAVLRRVHLDQEPPPALLEDSVTRFKLDRDLKHLVQRLQDGGAADGSLDELHMELQLLTTEPVWPSTKVLRLLDEHGAPLKEYPAGQAQALRRIDVRWPGLNANQLLRKVLENLDESEIRRLLGEDFGTGPISLDARTVALRRKLATQAVSRRTALFESHYSYRIQTSDPAVAVIRQAFPDLPGPVAQELLANASPVERRMLYDAERVPLRLAEEARYYRHTARLARTREGLYLEATNNPDTDRLVLSQIGKLPGWSDQVRLEIREPHFGGTLLDSLGEQQALIRKVLVKTGDQYEAHDALGQELHGADNLYSSVLHALPDTERKALGFPSPHEAASLKQTVLEQPLPPRKEMEKLLGLPPIRPGYTPPMRLATRRPGTSIAGPEFSTRSGAFTELAQRIYPDHPWRYVEEFLELRGLNEGAAIQRLEQLESEYNTLCAQLDAWVETPQARGVDLMNKRMIAREIRQCWRRDPFRFGAEHGYRLDLTLYDRAARLPVLSADFSHVTELYLNLVHPDIAEGLNTFLERFPQVNRLAVIGGALTEIPLALGSMSRLSYLNLANNAIVLSEERATLLTELTQLTHLNLSNNPNLGRLPDFSAMPNLANINLRNTGLTAWPTGYEGLLDLVQLDLSMNQLTTIPESVLDTSTRGQEIARAHYLFGNPIEAEYMNDVMEYHSETDIDLGLEIPVDSESDASMSDDSPAHSPQGSRAPVSRDEGAWLEGLDGKGQEAFRDTWLRLAGEEPVEQSEAFFRVIGDLRESADYADDIARPKLLDKVRRMVSAAVEDTALREKLFAKANAPQADACADGITVAFSDMGFDVLLHEAYTEPDAGKVESKLLQLAKGKSRLDRVNAQARDVINQRRAAGRRPDEAEVYLAFRIGLGERLELPWQASTMHYEKIAGVTPQQIETAYQAILEQERQPMDAVRQLIGQSFWKDYLEIQYLQELSEKEALRDSKSDALLDLQSAQERWFGNGALPEEEKTRLQAVMKTSASTLGQSEQDVFARPMTDAEYQALYETIAREYSDEMERLTAQALQEHTKTS, from the coding sequence ATGAGTACCCAGACAGCTGCACCAGCCACCCCGCTTCGCTCCACCCGCAACCATCGCCTGCTGCTCAAGCAACTGCCGGCCTGGTTGACACAGGCCTCCCTGGCGCGACGCCAGGCATTCGCCACGCGCCTCAAACAGAGCCAGACGTCCAAGCGCGCACTGGCGCACCACCTGGAAGGTTTCCAGAGCGTCGAGGACTTTGCCGCGCCGCTGCTGTCCCGGGCCCTGGACCAGCATTATGGCCCCGGCCTGGACATTCTCCGCGACCAGCTGCGGCACGTGCACATCCTCGCCGCCGCCACCCTGGGCGAGCCGCGCCGCGAGAACATCATCGTGCAGAGCCTGCTGCAGGCCGCCCTGCAGAACTTCGAAAGCAGCGAAACCGGCCACTTCGGTTTCGACCGCGGCTCGGCCATCCTTCGCACAAGTACCACTGCGCTGAAAAAACCCATCACCCCCGCGAATTTTGCCGCGCTCTGTCGCCAGCTCGACCTGGGTGGCCAGTACCAGCAACACGTCGAACGCTTTCTCCTGCCCAAGGAACGCGGTCGCTCCAGCCCGCGCTACAACATCGTCTTCGAACAACAGGCTAGGGACGAACTGGCGCTGGAGGCGGAAATCGCCCTGCTCAAGGGCCACCTGGACACCTCGGCCTACCAGATGCTGCAAAGCCTGGTCGATTCGACGCAAGTCCCGCGCTGGGACCAGCAGCCGGTGAAGTGCTACACCCTGACCCTGCTGGACTTTCCCAATGTCGACGGCGGTGCCTGGGGTGCCTTGCTCAAGGGCGTCCTGCTGATCGAACACAGCCTCCCTGCCGCTAACGGCGAGCGACCCTGCGTGGCCTATTTCGCGGGCGACCCACAACAAGCGGTCAAGCGCTACAGCTCGTTCAACGCCTTGCACCAGGACCTGCGCGAACGCCTGCGGGACAAGACCTACCAGGCGTTTGCCAGGCGTTATGTCCACCTGCGCACCCAGCCGGCCTTCTTCCAGGCCCTCGAAGACCGCCTGAACCCACTGGACCCGGTCAGCGGGCACCGCAAGCCGGCCCCGAACGCCAGCCTGAAGCTGGAGAAAAGCCCGCTGGGCGACAACCCCTTCAGCGAGTTCTGTGTGCTGCAGACGGTCAAAAAACTCGACGACGCCCGCGTCACGGCGGTGTCCACCGACGAGGAGGACAAGAAAACCCGCGCCGCACGGCTGCACTCGCTGCTGAACTGGACCGTCAACCTGCTGTTCCTGGTGCCCGGTCTTGGCGAAGCCATGCTCGCCGTCGCGGGCGCGCAGTTGCTCGTGCAGCTCTACAACGGCATCGAAGAATGGCGCCATGACGAGAAAATGCAGGCGGTGCTCGGGTTTATCGGTGTGCTGCTGAACGTCGAGCTGCTGGGGGCGGGAGCCGTGCTGGCGCGGAATGTCGAAGGTGCCTCGTTTGTCGAGGGGCTCAAGCCGATCAAGTCTCCCCACGGCAAGCCCGCCCTGTGGAAACCCGACCTTGCGCCTTACGAACACCCACTGCCCGACACGGCACAGCTCAAGCGCGATGCCAGCGGCCTGTTTCACCACCAGGACAACGCCTACCTGGAGTTCAACGGTCGCCATTACCGGCTGCGCCCCGGCTCCAGCAGCAACCGCTACCACCTGCAACACCCGAAAAACCCCGACGCCTATGGCCCGCTGGTCTATCACAACGGCAAGGGCGCCTGGCGCCATGAGTTCGAACAGCCCTTGCAGTGGCAACAACCGCAACTGTTTTCACGGCTGGGACCGGATGCAGCCAGCCTGGAGCCGGCGGCGGCGAAAAAAATCATGCAACTGAGCGGGATCGACGACGCCGTCCTACGGCGCGTGCACCTGGACCAGGAGCCGCCCCCGGCCCTGCTCGAAGACAGCGTGACGCGCTTCAAGCTCGATCGGGACCTCAAGCATCTGGTGCAACGCCTGCAAGACGGTGGCGCGGCCGACGGTTCCCTGGACGAATTGCATATGGAACTGCAATTGCTGACCACCGAGCCGGTCTGGCCGTCGACCAAGGTGTTGCGCCTGCTCGACGAGCATGGCGCGCCGCTGAAGGAATACCCCGCCGGCCAGGCGCAAGCCTTGCGCCGCATCGACGTCCGCTGGCCCGGGCTCAATGCCAACCAGTTGCTGCGCAAGGTCCTGGAAAATCTCGATGAAAGCGAAATCCGCCGCTTGCTGGGCGAGGACTTCGGCACCGGTCCCATCAGCCTGGACGCCCGCACTGTGGCCCTGAGGCGCAAACTGGCGACCCAGGCCGTCAGCCGCCGCACGGCGCTGTTCGAATCCCACTACAGCTATCGCATCCAGACCAGCGACCCCGCCGTGGCCGTGATCCGCCAGGCCTTTCCCGACCTGCCAGGGCCGGTCGCCCAGGAGTTGCTCGCCAACGCCAGCCCGGTCGAACGGCGCATGCTCTACGACGCAGAGCGAGTCCCGCTGCGACTGGCCGAAGAGGCCCGCTACTACCGCCACACGGCCCGCCTGGCGCGGACCCGCGAAGGGCTCTATCTGGAAGCGACAAACAACCCCGACACCGACCGACTGGTCCTGAGCCAGATCGGCAAGCTGCCTGGCTGGTCGGATCAGGTCCGCCTGGAAATACGCGAGCCCCACTTCGGCGGCACCTTGCTCGACAGCCTCGGCGAACAGCAGGCACTGATTCGCAAGGTGCTGGTCAAGACCGGCGACCAGTACGAAGCCCATGACGCCCTGGGCCAGGAACTGCATGGGGCGGACAATCTGTACAGCAGTGTCTTGCACGCCCTGCCCGATACCGAGCGCAAGGCCCTGGGGTTCCCCAGCCCCCATGAAGCCGCCAGCCTGAAACAGACGGTGCTCGAGCAGCCATTGCCGCCGCGCAAGGAGATGGAAAAACTCCTCGGCCTGCCCCCCATCAGGCCCGGCTACACGCCACCGATGCGCCTGGCGACCCGACGCCCCGGCACCTCGATTGCAGGACCCGAATTCAGCACCCGCTCCGGGGCCTTCACCGAGCTTGCCCAACGGATTTACCCCGATCATCCGTGGCGGTATGTGGAAGAGTTTCTCGAGCTGCGAGGCCTGAACGAGGGGGCGGCGATACAACGCCTGGAGCAATTGGAGAGCGAATACAACACCTTGTGCGCACAACTCGATGCCTGGGTCGAAACACCGCAGGCTCGCGGGGTAGACCTGATGAACAAGCGCATGATCGCCAGAGAGATCAGGCAATGCTGGCGCCGGGATCCCTTCCGATTCGGCGCCGAGCACGGCTACCGACTCGACTTGACGCTTTACGACCGGGCAGCCCGCCTGCCGGTCCTGTCGGCCGATTTCAGCCATGTCACCGAACTGTACCTCAACCTGGTCCACCCGGACATCGCCGAGGGGCTGAATACGTTCCTCGAGCGTTTCCCCCAAGTGAACCGCCTGGCTGTCATCGGCGGTGCGCTGACCGAGATTCCGCTGGCGCTGGGCTCGATGTCCAGACTGAGTTACCTCAACCTGGCCAACAATGCCATCGTCCTGAGCGAAGAGCGGGCCACCCTGCTGACCGAGCTGACACAGCTGACCCACCTGAATCTGAGCAACAACCCGAACCTGGGTCGTTTGCCGGATTTCAGCGCCATGCCCAACCTGGCCAACATCAACCTGCGCAATACCGGGCTCACCGCCTGGCCGACCGGCTATGAGGGGCTGTTGGACCTGGTCCAGCTGGACCTGAGCATGAACCAATTGACCACGATCCCGGAATCGGTCCTGGATACCAGCACGAGAGGTCAAGAGATCGCCCGGGCCCACTACCTCTTTGGCAATCCCATCGAAGCCGAGTACATGAACGATGTCATGGAATACCACTCGGAAACCGACATCGATCTGGGACTGGAGATACCGGTCGACTCGGAGTCGGATGCCAGCATGAGCGACGACTCGCCGGCACATAGCCCGCAGGGCTCGCGCGCCCCCGTTTCACGCGATGAAGGTGCCTGGCTGGAAGGCCTCGATGGCAAGGGACAGGAAGCCTTTCGCGACACCTGGCTGCGCCTGGCCGGCGAGGAACCGGTCGAGCAGTCCGAAGCGTTTTTCCGGGTCATCGGCGACCTCAGGGAGTCGGCCGACTATGCCGACGATATCGCGCGCCCGAAACTCCTGGACAAGGTCCGGCGCATGGTCAGCGCCGCGGTCGAGGACACGGCATTGCGCGAGAAACTCTTCGCCAAGGCCAACGCGCCGCAAGCGGACGCCTGCGCCGACGGCATCACCGTGGCCTTCAGCGACATGGGCTTCGATGTGTTGCTGCATGAGGCCTACACTGAGCCGGACGCCGGGAAGGTCGAGTCGAAACTGCTGCAACTGGCGAAGGGCAAGTCGCGCCTGGATCGCGTCAACGCCCAGGCCCGGGACGTGATCAATCAACGCCGGGCGGCGGGTCGACGTCCTGATGAAGCCGAAGTCTACCTGGCCTTTCGCATCGGTCTGGGGGAACGGCTGGAACTGCCCTGGCAAGCCTCGACAATGCATTACGAAAAGATTGCCGGAGTCACCCCGCAGCAGATCGAGACCGCTTACCAGGCCATTCTCGAACAGGAGCGACAGCCCATGGATGCGGTCCGGCAACTGATCGGCCAGTCGTTCTGGAAAGACTACCTGGAGATCCAGTATCTGCAGGAACTCAGCGAGAAGGAGGCGCTGCGCGACAGCAAGAGCGACGCCCTGCTGGACCTGCAATCGGCGCAGGAGCGCTGGTTCGGCAATGGTGCCCTGCCCGAGGAGGAAAAGACCCGGCTGCAGGCCGTCATGAAAACCTCGGCCAGCACCCTGGGCCAGTCCGAGCAGGACGTGTTTGCCCGGCCCATGACCGACGCCGAATACCAGGCCCTCTACGAAACCATCGCGCGTGAATACAGCGACGAAATGGAACGCCTGACCGCGCAGGCGTTGCAGGAGCACACAAAAACGAGCTGA
- a CDS encoding isovaleryl-CoA dehydrogenase, with product MSYPTLNFDLGETLDMLRDQVQDFVARELAPRAAQIDTDNLFPADMWRKFGEMGLLGITVAEEYGGTGLSYLAHVVAMEEISRGSASVALSYGAHSNLCVNQINRNGTHAQKTRYLPKLISGEHIGALAMSEPNAGSDVVSMKLRADKRGDHYVLNGSKTWITNGPDANTYVIYAKTDLDKGAHGITAFIVERDWKGFSRGNKFDKLGMRGSNTCELFFDDVEVPEENILGSLNGGVKVLMSGLDYERVVLAGGPTGIMQACMDLVLPYIHDRKQFGQSIGEFQLIQGKVADMYTQLNASRAYLYAVARACERGETARKDAAGVILYTAERATQMALEAIQILGGNGYINEFPAGRLLRDAKLYEIGAGTSEIRRMLIGRELFNETR from the coding sequence ATGAGCTATCCGACCCTGAACTTCGACCTCGGCGAAACCCTCGACATGCTCCGCGACCAGGTCCAGGACTTCGTCGCCCGGGAACTGGCACCCCGTGCCGCGCAGATCGATACGGACAACCTGTTTCCCGCCGACATGTGGCGCAAGTTCGGTGAGATGGGTCTGCTGGGTATTACCGTAGCAGAAGAATATGGTGGCACCGGCCTCAGCTACCTGGCCCATGTGGTCGCCATGGAGGAAATCAGCCGAGGCTCGGCCTCGGTCGCCCTCTCCTACGGTGCGCATTCCAATCTGTGCGTCAACCAGATCAACCGCAACGGTACGCACGCGCAGAAAACCCGCTACCTGCCCAAACTGATCAGTGGCGAACATATCGGCGCACTGGCCATGAGCGAACCCAACGCCGGCTCCGACGTGGTCTCGATGAAACTGCGCGCCGACAAGCGCGGCGACCACTATGTGCTCAACGGCAGCAAGACCTGGATCACCAACGGCCCCGACGCCAACACCTACGTGATCTACGCCAAGACCGACCTGGACAAGGGGGCCCACGGCATCACCGCCTTCATCGTCGAGCGCGACTGGAAAGGCTTCAGCCGCGGCAACAAGTTCGACAAGCTGGGCATGCGCGGCTCCAACACCTGCGAGCTGTTCTTCGATGACGTCGAAGTGCCGGAAGAAAATATCCTTGGCAGCCTCAACGGCGGCGTGAAGGTGCTGATGAGCGGCCTGGACTACGAGCGCGTGGTGCTCGCCGGCGGCCCGACCGGCATCATGCAGGCCTGCATGGACCTGGTGCTGCCCTACATCCACGACCGCAAGCAGTTCGGCCAGAGCATCGGCGAGTTCCAGCTGATCCAGGGCAAGGTCGCCGACATGTACACCCAGCTCAACGCCAGCCGTGCCTACCTGTATGCCGTGGCCCGCGCCTGCGAACGGGGCGAGACCGCCCGCAAGGATGCCGCCGGGGTGATCCTCTACACCGCCGAACGCGCCACCCAGATGGCCCTCGAGGCAATCCAGATTCTCGGCGGCAACGGCTACATCAACGAATTCCCTGCCGGACGCCTGCTGCGCGACGCCAAGCTCTATGAAATCGGCGCCGGCACCAGCGAGATCCGCCGGATGCTGATCGGCCGCGAACTGTTCAACGAAACCCGCTGA
- a CDS encoding carboxyl transferase domain-containing protein — protein MAILHTQLNPRSVEFAENHAAMLEQVSALRTLLAQVRQGGGPKAQERHTSRGKLLPRERINRLLDPGSPFLEISQLAAHEVYGEDVPAAGVIAGIGRVEGIECMIVANDATVKGGSYYPLTVKKHLRAQTIAQQNRLPCIYLVDSGGANLPRQDEVFPDREHFGRIFFNQANLSAQGIPQIAVVMGSCTAGGAYVPAMADETIMVRQQATIFLAGPPLVKAATGEVVSAEDLGGADVHCKVSGVADHYADSDEHALALARRSVANLNWRKLGELQQRAPIAPNYPADELYGVIPADAKQPFDVREVIARLVDGSVLDEFKALFGTTLVCGFAHLHGYPVAILANNGILFAEAAQKGAHFIELACQRGIPLLFLQNITGFMVGQKYEAGGIAKHGAKLVTAVACAKVPKFTVIIGGSFGAGNYGMCGRAYDPRFLWMWPNARIGVMGAEQAAGVLVQVKREQSERSGQAFTAQQEAEIRQPILDQYEHQGHPYYSSARLWDDGVIDPAQTRDILGLALSAALNAPIEQSRFGVFRM, from the coding sequence ATGGCCATTCTGCACACGCAACTCAATCCGCGCTCTGTCGAATTCGCCGAGAATCACGCGGCGATGCTCGAACAGGTCAGCGCCCTGCGCACGCTGCTCGCCCAGGTCCGTCAGGGCGGCGGGCCCAAGGCCCAGGAACGGCACACCTCACGCGGCAAGTTGCTGCCCCGCGAGCGCATCAATCGCCTGCTCGACCCCGGCTCGCCGTTTCTGGAAATCAGCCAACTCGCGGCCCATGAGGTGTATGGCGAAGACGTGCCAGCCGCCGGGGTGATCGCCGGCATCGGCCGGGTCGAAGGCATCGAATGCATGATCGTCGCCAACGACGCCACGGTCAAAGGTGGCTCCTACTACCCGCTCACCGTGAAGAAACACCTGCGCGCCCAGACCATCGCCCAGCAGAACCGCCTGCCATGCATCTACCTGGTGGACTCCGGCGGCGCCAACCTGCCGCGCCAGGACGAAGTGTTCCCGGATCGCGAACACTTCGGACGGATCTTCTTCAACCAGGCCAACCTGAGCGCCCAGGGCATCCCGCAGATCGCCGTGGTCATGGGTTCCTGCACCGCCGGCGGCGCCTACGTGCCAGCGATGGCCGACGAAACCATCATGGTCCGCCAGCAGGCGACCATCTTCCTCGCCGGCCCGCCACTGGTGAAAGCCGCCACCGGCGAAGTGGTCAGTGCCGAAGATCTCGGCGGTGCCGACGTGCACTGCAAGGTCTCCGGCGTCGCCGACCACTATGCCGACAGCGACGAACACGCCCTGGCCCTGGCCCGGCGCAGTGTCGCCAACCTCAACTGGCGCAAGCTCGGCGAACTGCAGCAACGCGCGCCGATTGCGCCGAACTACCCCGCCGATGAGCTGTACGGGGTGATCCCGGCAGACGCCAAGCAGCCGTTCGACGTGCGCGAAGTGATCGCCCGGCTGGTGGATGGCTCGGTACTCGACGAGTTCAAGGCCCTGTTCGGCACCACCCTGGTCTGCGGCTTCGCCCACCTGCACGGCTACCCGGTAGCGATCCTGGCGAACAACGGCATTCTCTTCGCCGAAGCCGCGCAAAAAGGCGCGCACTTCATCGAACTGGCCTGCCAGCGCGGCATCCCGCTGCTGTTCCTGCAGAATATCACCGGCTTCATGGTAGGCCAGAAATACGAGGCTGGCGGCATCGCCAAGCACGGCGCCAAACTGGTCACCGCAGTGGCCTGTGCCAAGGTGCCGAAATTCACCGTGATCATCGGGGGCAGCTTCGGTGCCGGCAACTATGGCATGTGCGGACGGGCCTACGACCCACGGTTCCTGTGGATGTGGCCGAATGCACGGATCGGCGTGATGGGCGCCGAACAGGCGGCCGGCGTACTGGTGCAGGTCAAGCGCGAACAGAGCGAGCGCAGCGGCCAGGCCTTCACGGCGCAGCAGGAAGCCGAGATCAGGCAGCCGATCCTCGACCAGTACGAGCACCAGGGGCATCCGTACTACTCCAGCGCCCGCTTGTGGGACGACGGCGTGATCGACCCGGCACAGACCCGCGACATCCTCGGCCTGGCCCTCTCGGCTGCGCTCAATGCGCCGATCGAGCAGAGCCGGTTCGGCGTGTTCCGCATGTAG